A genomic window from Actinomycetaceae bacterium MB13-C1-2 includes:
- a CDS encoding AMP-binding protein, with product MSLTDELRTEYAPGVPYRTDSGDRRLIDLLFDSAKLYPKRVALDFLAQQTSYEDLVQQVFKAATVLSEAGVKPGDRVALVMPNCPQHIVALFATTLIGGIVVEHNPLAPAEELRHEFERHGANVVVAWEKAITNMDFLDASKRVYGVNLAHDLSATSRALLKIPLKSIRERKNQLGAKVPKTVVSWNKTVSNAKPWNGTCPSAADQVALLIHTGGTTGVPKAVALTHKNLCSNVYQSVAWVPPLHEGAEVFYSVLPYFHAFGLTISLLAGLRLAATIAVFPKFDPSQILLSQRRLPCTFFLGVPPMFDRLLAELENIPVDMTSMTFSLSGAMPLSQELMERWEQATGGLMIEGYGMSEASPILLGSPVSPLKRAGALGVPFPSTEVRIVDPENTEVDVPAGEIGELLARGPQVFGGYWENSEETAEVLKDGWLHTGDLVQIRDGFIYMADRRKELIISGGFNIYPSQVEDAVRSMPGIEDVAVVGMPSGKNSGEDVVAALVLEAGASISLADVREWAEKSLAHYALPRQIVVVQELPKSQIGKVMRRRVQRQISDIQDGMKVGLAAVAEQVSDLAERAGQATTAAKESLASAAAATSDIASGLGSKATEFIKQASAGTDDSDLIEEHESEVTSEQREETTEIEHSTDAD from the coding sequence ATGTCGCTAACTGACGAACTTAGGACCGAGTACGCACCGGGGGTTCCATATCGGACCGATTCTGGCGACCGGCGCCTTATTGATCTGTTATTCGACTCGGCAAAGCTTTACCCGAAGCGGGTTGCGCTCGATTTCCTGGCGCAACAAACCTCGTACGAGGACCTCGTACAACAGGTATTTAAAGCAGCAACGGTACTAAGCGAGGCCGGGGTCAAGCCTGGCGATCGCGTGGCGCTCGTAATGCCTAACTGCCCTCAACATATCGTTGCCCTGTTCGCTACGACCCTGATCGGTGGAATCGTTGTTGAGCACAATCCTCTCGCGCCGGCAGAGGAACTGCGACACGAGTTTGAACGGCACGGGGCGAACGTGGTTGTTGCCTGGGAGAAGGCCATAACGAATATGGACTTCCTGGACGCTAGCAAACGCGTCTACGGGGTAAATCTGGCCCACGATCTCTCGGCCACCAGCCGCGCTCTACTGAAGATTCCTCTCAAGTCCATTCGCGAGCGGAAGAACCAACTCGGAGCTAAGGTTCCAAAAACGGTTGTTTCATGGAACAAGACCGTAAGCAACGCGAAGCCTTGGAATGGCACTTGCCCCTCAGCTGCTGACCAGGTCGCGTTGCTTATTCACACAGGCGGAACCACCGGGGTTCCGAAGGCAGTGGCCCTGACCCACAAGAATCTCTGCTCAAACGTGTATCAGTCGGTCGCCTGGGTTCCTCCGCTTCACGAGGGCGCCGAGGTGTTCTACTCAGTGCTTCCCTATTTCCATGCATTCGGCCTCACGATCTCACTACTCGCTGGTCTACGCCTTGCAGCTACAATCGCTGTCTTCCCTAAGTTCGATCCGTCCCAGATACTGCTGTCACAGCGACGTCTACCCTGTACTTTCTTCTTGGGAGTACCTCCAATGTTCGATCGTCTTCTTGCCGAGCTAGAGAACATTCCCGTAGACATGACTTCGATGACGTTCTCGCTGTCCGGGGCGATGCCTCTTAGCCAGGAACTGATGGAGCGTTGGGAGCAAGCGACCGGTGGCCTAATGATCGAGGGCTATGGGATGAGTGAGGCGTCTCCGATTTTGCTCGGCTCACCCGTCTCACCTCTCAAAAGGGCCGGTGCTCTGGGAGTCCCCTTCCCCTCGACCGAGGTGCGAATTGTCGATCCCGAAAACACCGAGGTGGATGTCCCCGCAGGTGAAATTGGTGAGCTTCTGGCACGAGGACCGCAGGTTTTTGGAGGCTATTGGGAGAATTCTGAAGAGACAGCCGAAGTCCTCAAGGATGGCTGGCTTCACACCGGCGACCTGGTCCAGATTCGTGACGGCTTTATCTACATGGCAGACCGTCGCAAAGAGCTAATTATCTCCGGGGGCTTCAACATCTACCCCAGCCAGGTAGAGGACGCCGTTCGATCTATGCCAGGCATTGAAGACGTTGCCGTGGTCGGAATGCCGAGCGGAAAGAATTCGGGCGAGGACGTTGTCGCCGCTCTGGTTCTTGAGGCCGGCGCCTCGATTTCGCTTGCCGACGTTCGCGAGTGGGCCGAGAAGTCTCTGGCACACTACGCTCTTCCCAGGCAGATTGTCGTCGTTCAAGAGCTTCCGAAGTCCCAGATAGGTAAAGTCATGAGACGCCGTGTCCAGCGGCAAATCAGCGACATTCAGGACGGCATGAAGGTCGGTCTGGCTGCGGTGGCGGAACAGGTTTCTGATCTGGCGGAACGGGCAGGACAAGCCACGACGGCAGCAAAGGAATCTCTTGCGAGCGCGGCAGCCGCCACCTCGGACATTGCCTCTGGGCTTGGATCGAAGGCCACCGAGTTCATCAAGCAGGCCTCGGCCGGCACGGATGACTCGGACCTCATTGAGGAACATGAGTCTGAGGTAACCAGCGAGCAGCGTGAAGAAACGACGGAGATTGAGCACTCTACGGACGCAGACTAG
- a CDS encoding L-lactate dehydrogenase — translation MSSDDAKTSDTPTILAQGRPSKLSVVGAGAVGTAVAYSAAISGVARSIALYDINGPKVRAEGLDIAHGIQFMPVGAVEGSDDINILQGSDMVIVTAGAKQKPGQTRMELAESTVGLMKTVIPELMAAAPDAIYMFVTNPVDVVTYAAIQIMGRPSGHVFGSGTVLDSSRFRYLISRETGVSSKSIHAMIAGEHGDSQVALWSSAEIGNVPVDQWGPTLTGRIFDPELKNDIAQDVINSAYNIIEGKGATNYAIGVASNYIAGSVLRDEHRVMTVSTYLDDWNGISDVCMAVPTVVGREGAGRILEPPLSVEELRGLRKCADQIRQAARSLGF, via the coding sequence TTGTCCAGCGACGATGCAAAGACCTCGGATACTCCGACAATCTTGGCGCAGGGGCGCCCTTCAAAGCTCTCCGTGGTCGGTGCGGGTGCCGTTGGTACCGCTGTTGCGTACTCAGCAGCGATAAGCGGGGTAGCCCGATCCATTGCTCTCTACGACATTAACGGACCGAAGGTACGTGCCGAGGGGCTCGACATTGCGCACGGTATCCAGTTCATGCCGGTCGGAGCTGTTGAGGGCTCGGACGACATAAACATCCTGCAGGGTTCTGACATGGTCATTGTGACCGCGGGCGCAAAACAGAAGCCAGGACAGACCCGCATGGAGCTAGCCGAGTCCACGGTCGGTCTGATGAAAACCGTTATTCCAGAGCTGATGGCTGCCGCCCCCGATGCTATCTATATGTTCGTTACCAACCCGGTTGACGTCGTGACGTACGCGGCGATTCAGATCATGGGTCGGCCCTCGGGCCACGTGTTTGGCTCGGGAACAGTCCTTGACAGTTCAAGGTTCCGCTACCTTATTTCCCGTGAGACCGGGGTCTCATCGAAGTCAATTCACGCGATGATTGCCGGAGAACATGGCGACTCCCAGGTGGCGCTCTGGTCCAGTGCTGAAATCGGGAACGTTCCGGTCGACCAGTGGGGACCCACACTAACCGGCCGTATTTTTGACCCTGAACTAAAGAACGATATTGCCCAGGACGTGATCAACTCGGCCTACAACATCATCGAAGGGAAGGGTGCAACAAACTACGCGATTGGAGTGGCCTCGAACTACATTGCTGGTTCCGTATTGCGCGATGAGCACAGGGTTATGACTGTGTCGACGTACCTTGATGACTGGAACGGTATCTCGGACGTGTGTATGGCGGTTCCGACCGTTGTCGGACGTGAGGGTGCAGGACGTATCTTGGAGCCGCCGCTGAGCGTTGAGGAACTACGAGGGTTGCGTAAGTGTGCCGACCAGATCAGGCAGGCTGCGAGATCACTGGGGTTCTAG
- the hflX gene encoding GTPase HflX, with product MPEELTLEEQREANLQRAEEVAARVLARGAQALQSGETEDDSSPEMSEEWEERRATGRGTSFSTELEDVSEVEYRKVRLERVVLVGLRTDQTLAEAENSVAELAALAETAGSEVLASLIQRRMNPDPATYLGRGKAEELRELVAEMGADTVVVDSDLAPSQRRALEDVVRVKVVDRTALILDIFAQHAKSREGKAQVELAQLEYLLPRLRGWGESMSRQAGGRVAGGEGIGSRGPGETKIELDRRRIRTRMAKLRQQIRQMAPARKTQRSGRRKGGVPSVAIAGYTNAGKSTLLNALTGAGILVQDALFATLDPTVRRTTTPDGRQYTLTDTVGFVRNLPTQLVEAFRSTLEEIGESDVVLHVVDAAHPDPVSQVQAVRQVLAEIEGYRPSAEVIVLNKVDLAKPEARAMLRATFPEAIEISAHTGEGIEKLQEVIAARLPRPQAQVDLVVPFSDSRLVSAAHETGEVMSEEWSERGTHLVARVDPDLAAALEAAASALRDGEVLADSVTSD from the coding sequence GTGCCAGAAGAACTGACTTTGGAAGAACAGCGGGAAGCCAACCTGCAGCGAGCTGAAGAAGTTGCTGCGCGGGTACTGGCGCGCGGTGCACAGGCCCTGCAGTCCGGCGAGACAGAAGATGATTCCTCGCCGGAGATGAGCGAGGAATGGGAAGAGCGTCGGGCGACTGGGCGCGGAACCTCATTCTCTACAGAACTCGAAGATGTCTCCGAGGTTGAGTACCGCAAGGTGCGCCTCGAACGTGTCGTCTTAGTGGGTTTGCGAACCGACCAGACCTTGGCTGAGGCCGAGAACTCGGTTGCCGAATTGGCGGCCCTCGCAGAGACGGCGGGGTCCGAGGTATTAGCATCGCTAATCCAGCGGCGAATGAACCCCGATCCAGCAACGTATCTAGGTCGAGGAAAAGCCGAAGAATTGCGCGAGTTGGTTGCGGAAATGGGTGCCGATACGGTGGTCGTCGACTCTGACCTTGCACCCTCGCAACGGCGCGCGCTTGAGGATGTCGTGCGGGTTAAGGTCGTTGATCGGACGGCCCTGATCCTCGATATCTTTGCCCAGCACGCAAAATCCCGCGAGGGCAAAGCACAGGTCGAGCTGGCCCAGCTTGAGTATTTGCTACCCAGGCTTCGTGGCTGGGGTGAGTCAATGTCCCGTCAGGCTGGTGGCCGAGTCGCCGGAGGCGAGGGAATCGGTTCCCGCGGACCCGGCGAGACAAAGATCGAACTGGACCGGCGCCGTATCCGCACTCGGATGGCCAAGCTGCGCCAGCAGATCCGCCAGATGGCCCCAGCGCGTAAAACGCAGCGTTCTGGCAGGCGCAAGGGAGGGGTGCCATCCGTTGCTATTGCCGGTTATACAAATGCTGGAAAATCGACGCTTCTCAACGCGCTAACCGGGGCGGGAATCCTGGTGCAGGACGCGTTGTTCGCCACCTTGGACCCCACGGTCCGTCGGACAACCACGCCCGACGGAAGACAGTACACCCTCACGGACACTGTCGGTTTCGTTCGAAATCTTCCGACTCAACTGGTCGAGGCTTTCCGGTCAACACTCGAAGAGATCGGTGAGTCTGACGTGGTTTTGCACGTAGTCGATGCCGCGCACCCTGATCCCGTGTCTCAGGTGCAGGCGGTGCGACAGGTTTTGGCAGAGATTGAGGGATACAGGCCTTCTGCAGAGGTAATCGTCCTTAATAAGGTTGATCTGGCAAAGCCAGAGGCCCGCGCGATGCTCCGAGCCACCTTTCCGGAGGCCATTGAAATCTCGGCTCACACTGGGGAAGGAATCGAAAAACTGCAGGAAGTTATCGCCGCCCGCCTTCCCAGACCTCAAGCTCAGGTTGACCTAGTTGTTCCTTTCTCGGATTCCCGTTTGGTCAGCGCCGCACACGAGACCGGTGAGGTGATGAGCGAGGAGTGGAGCGAGCGAGGAACCCATCTGGTCGCTCGCGTTGATCCAGATCTCGCGGCGGCGCTTGAGGCAGCAGCATCCGCTCTGCGTGACGGAGAGGTACTCGCTGACTCCGTCACGTCAGACTAG
- the nrdR gene encoding transcriptional regulator NrdR, producing MRCPFCQHDDTRVVDTRVTDDGTTIRRRRECSECHGRFTTTETASFSVEKRSGVVEPFSRDKITTGVRKACQGRPVSERELAYLAHQVEDALRATGQATVSADEVGKAILPFLRQLDEVAYLRFASVYSSFQSLDDFDLAIAELRADQTREDSTAG from the coding sequence TTGCGCTGCCCCTTTTGTCAGCATGACGACACTCGTGTAGTCGACACCCGTGTTACCGACGACGGCACCACTATCCGCCGTCGTCGTGAATGCAGTGAGTGCCATGGGCGCTTCACAACTACTGAGACTGCGAGCTTCTCGGTCGAGAAACGATCTGGTGTAGTCGAGCCATTCTCACGAGACAAGATCACCACCGGAGTTCGCAAAGCCTGTCAGGGGCGCCCGGTCTCGGAACGGGAACTGGCATATCTCGCTCATCAGGTCGAGGATGCCCTAAGAGCCACCGGACAGGCTACCGTCTCGGCTGACGAGGTTGGCAAAGCTATCCTGCCGTTTCTTCGTCAGCTCGACGAGGTCGCCTATCTGCGCTTTGCGTCGGTTTACTCGTCATTCCAGTCCCTCGATGATTTTGATCTGGCAATCGCTGAGCTTCGCGCAGATCAGACCCGGGAGGATTCCACGGCAGGCTAG
- the serA gene encoding phosphoglycerate dehydrogenase, producing the protein MTNVLLLENPHQIASEILESAGLNVRVVKGGLDENELIDALDGVQILGIRSKTEVTTKVLAHSPSLEAIGAFCIGTNQVALGAAAERGVPVFNAPYANTRSVVELAVGEIIALTRRLTVKNSKLHKGRWDKTAANAHEVRGRTLGILGYGNIGTQLSVLAEAMGMRVLFFDIEEKLALGNAEKASSMADMLRRSDVVSIHVNGNPANKNLIGAEELATMKPGSVLVNLSRGFVVDQVALKEALDSGHLIGAAVDVFPEEPKETGDPFDSELQGMDNVILTPHIGGSTIEAQHDIGAFVAQKLIDYLTLGNTSMAVNVPNLSLPVTPSSAARLTFMHHNIPGVMAHLNEALASTHINVEGQGLATMGSLGYAITDVSTPLPPLVLERLKLSNANVSARCLNLQM; encoded by the coding sequence GTGACCAACGTACTTTTGCTTGAGAACCCACACCAGATTGCCTCCGAGATCCTTGAGTCGGCAGGACTTAATGTCCGCGTAGTCAAGGGCGGCCTAGACGAGAACGAACTTATCGATGCTCTCGATGGGGTCCAGATCCTCGGTATCCGATCAAAGACGGAAGTGACGACCAAAGTCTTAGCGCACAGTCCGTCTTTGGAGGCGATCGGGGCGTTTTGCATCGGCACCAACCAGGTAGCCCTTGGGGCAGCTGCTGAGCGAGGAGTACCCGTCTTCAACGCCCCGTATGCCAACACACGATCTGTCGTTGAGCTGGCAGTTGGCGAAATCATTGCCCTCACCCGTCGTCTCACGGTCAAGAACTCGAAACTGCACAAAGGGCGGTGGGACAAGACGGCGGCCAATGCACACGAGGTTCGGGGACGCACCTTAGGCATCCTTGGGTACGGAAACATCGGTACGCAGCTCTCGGTCCTTGCCGAAGCCATGGGCATGCGAGTGCTCTTCTTCGACATTGAGGAAAAGCTCGCGCTGGGTAATGCTGAGAAGGCCTCGTCCATGGCTGACATGCTGCGAAGAAGCGACGTGGTCTCAATTCACGTCAATGGGAATCCCGCCAACAAGAACCTGATCGGCGCCGAGGAACTGGCGACGATGAAACCCGGTTCCGTTCTGGTCAACCTGTCCCGGGGTTTCGTGGTGGATCAGGTTGCCCTAAAGGAAGCACTCGACTCAGGTCACCTTATCGGCGCGGCAGTGGATGTCTTTCCAGAGGAACCAAAGGAGACGGGAGACCCATTTGACTCTGAGCTTCAGGGAATGGACAACGTCATTCTTACTCCGCACATCGGGGGTTCCACCATTGAGGCGCAACACGATATCGGAGCTTTTGTCGCGCAGAAGCTCATTGACTATCTGACTCTTGGCAACACGTCAATGGCCGTGAACGTGCCGAACCTGTCGCTTCCGGTCACTCCCTCTTCCGCTGCCCGTCTCACATTCATGCACCACAACATTCCCGGCGTGATGGCTCATCTGAACGAAGCATTAGCATCAACGCACATCAATGTTGAGGGGCAGGGCCTAGCGACGATGGGCTCACTAGGTTACGCGATAACAGATGTGTCCACTCCATTGCCCCCTCTAGTTCTGGAACGGCTTAAGCTCTCAAACGCAAATGTCTCGGCTCGGTGCCTGAACCTGCAAATGTGA
- a CDS encoding LysM peptidoglycan-binding domain-containing protein, whose product MSAVTAYVGIDSNIGTADRERQRLAPVIDIAEARDRRVRAESRSAHLSQSDRMELEKAIRRHPASQTLRSPHKSPQSEPQTASVRYVTRVPTYAKVLGWTAGVMLAVGGGVGLGSALNPGTYQGDTWTHTVASGDSLWGVAASLNSGRGLEDVVEDIRMLNGLVDATLIPGQELLVPVD is encoded by the coding sequence ATGAGTGCGGTAACGGCATACGTGGGAATTGATTCCAATATCGGCACCGCCGACAGAGAGCGTCAGCGCTTGGCTCCGGTAATTGATATCGCTGAAGCCCGAGATCGCAGGGTGCGGGCAGAGTCGAGGTCCGCGCATCTTTCCCAGAGTGATCGAATGGAACTTGAGAAAGCTATCCGTCGTCATCCGGCTTCTCAGACTTTGCGAAGCCCTCATAAGTCTCCTCAATCGGAACCACAAACTGCTTCGGTTCGCTACGTCACGCGGGTTCCGACCTACGCGAAAGTTCTCGGTTGGACGGCTGGAGTCATGCTTGCAGTCGGAGGGGGAGTGGGTCTCGGATCGGCTTTGAATCCGGGAACCTATCAGGGGGACACCTGGACCCATACTGTGGCCTCGGGTGACTCGCTCTGGGGAGTTGCCGCTTCCCTGAACTCCGGTCGCGGACTGGAGGATGTTGTCGAGGACATCCGGATGCTAAACGGACTGGTTGACGCAACGCTGATTCCCGGGCAAGAACTCTTGGTTCCCGTCGACTGA
- the lexA gene encoding transcriptional repressor LexA, producing the protein MTETTRITPRQSQILDVVQDNIEKYGYPPSVREIGERVGLASPSTVKHHLDALEKLGLLERVAGRPRALRSTEHSPQPDSQAATPIEIPVSHAEGDASDVPLVGRIAAGAPITAEQNVEDVFSLPTRLTGTGQLFVLEVHGDSMVEAAICDGDFVVVRAQRTANNGEIVAAMIEDEATVKVWSLTSDGAWLLPRNEDYQPIPAEHAVILGRVVTVVRAL; encoded by the coding sequence ATGACTGAAACCACGCGGATCACGCCCCGTCAGAGTCAGATATTGGACGTTGTCCAAGACAACATTGAGAAATACGGATACCCGCCGTCAGTTCGTGAAATTGGTGAGCGTGTCGGGCTGGCCTCACCCTCGACAGTCAAACACCACCTTGATGCACTCGAAAAATTGGGGTTATTGGAGCGCGTCGCAGGGCGACCTCGCGCACTACGCTCCACTGAACACTCCCCGCAACCTGATAGTCAGGCCGCGACACCGATTGAGATTCCGGTCTCCCACGCAGAGGGAGACGCATCCGATGTGCCTCTAGTGGGACGTATCGCGGCAGGCGCGCCAATCACCGCGGAGCAGAACGTAGAGGATGTGTTTTCTCTGCCTACCAGACTGACCGGAACCGGCCAGTTATTTGTGCTTGAAGTTCATGGCGACTCGATGGTTGAGGCAGCGATCTGCGACGGTGATTTTGTCGTGGTGCGCGCGCAGAGAACCGCCAACAACGGCGAGATTGTCGCGGCAATGATTGAAGACGAGGCAACTGTGAAGGTTTGGTCACTCACCTCGGACGGCGCCTGGCTTCTGCCTCGTAATGAGGACTATCAGCCAATTCCAGCCGAACACGCAGTCATCTTGGGCCGCGTTGTCACCGTGGTGCGCGCGCTCTAG
- a CDS encoding methyltransferase — protein sequence MSSHYFTSNEIARESELRPVRVAIQGLSLQMVTADQVFSSSGLDIGTRVLLEAVPSPPPTGTFLDLGCGWGPIAAVLATKSPGAQIWAVDVNERALNLTARNAANLDLGNIKTMTEPEALKRQASSNTTFDLIWSNPPVRIGKKPLQELLLRWLSHLSETGIAYLVIGKNLGADSMARWLDSQDFVTSRVASKRGFRVLSVQKNLKSKL from the coding sequence GTGAGCAGTCATTACTTCACCAGCAACGAGATCGCGCGTGAGTCCGAGTTGCGGCCGGTGCGCGTCGCGATCCAGGGCCTATCCCTTCAAATGGTCACTGCCGACCAGGTCTTTTCTTCGTCCGGCCTGGATATTGGGACGAGAGTTCTTCTAGAAGCAGTCCCGTCTCCCCCGCCGACTGGAACGTTCCTTGACCTAGGGTGCGGTTGGGGGCCCATTGCGGCCGTTCTAGCAACGAAGTCTCCGGGCGCGCAGATTTGGGCAGTGGATGTCAACGAACGAGCGCTCAACCTAACTGCCAGGAACGCCGCTAATCTCGACCTTGGCAATATCAAGACCATGACCGAGCCAGAGGCCTTGAAACGACAGGCGTCCTCAAATACAACATTCGACCTTATCTGGTCCAATCCGCCCGTACGGATCGGGAAAAAGCCCTTGCAGGAGTTGCTGCTTCGCTGGCTCTCTCACCTCTCTGAGACGGGTATCGCATACCTGGTTATCGGAAAGAACCTCGGCGCCGACTCAATGGCCCGTTGGCTTGACAGTCAGGACTTCGTCACCAGCCGCGTCGCGTCAAAGAGGGGTTTCCGCGTTCTGAGCGTTCAGAAGAACCTCAAGAGCAAG
- a CDS encoding AAA family ATPase, which produces MSESPQDFEADIAREQRFVDQAYEVLERLRTEYRRSQREVESQGGYGTPQARTERDAKAAHFGDQASRLEQIEDRLVFGRIDMNDRSSHYIGRAGLPDSDGGRLLVDWRAPAARPFYQATAAEPGDVVRRRHIATHLRKVRGIEDDVLDAQAAAGQGLQFQGEGALMSALASARDGRMSDIVATIQAEQDSIIRADGNGIMVVQGGPGTGKTAVALHRAAYLLYTHRERLERSGVLVVGPSRVFLRYIEQVLPSLGEAGVVSVTMGSLVPGISTDITDTSEVAHAKGKIEWTQTLRAAVRDLQRIPAETKHFTIDGREAHLSPQMVRDARTRARRTGRPHNVARDGFALELVDALSKQLAGSDADPETLDWWRESVRGERDIRREINLCWMPTSAIGLLRRLYSHPETLRRVARGLTPSDIELVSRSSDSPITISDVPLLDELEELLGTSEAIANSESTAQSRREEEELERVRTAMEGQHLGGGIVSAEMLAQHVRGPREWAPLAERALADRTWSYGHIVVDEAQDLTPMAWHTLLRRCPSRSFTVVGDLDQARGHHRPSSWYQALGPAARGLSEEFVLTISYRTPETITRVAQSVMEELGHPVLFPLTSARDVPDALADTHIEVHSASERPSDDLLWEAVQRVVDEEIEKLDLEVGPGSGRIGVLVSDERGRMWAADSKGDTALDQRVSLLRVVGAKGLEFDVTVIVEPDEIAAGGAGDLFVAMTRSTRRLHSVRTRDLPAAWKRALDSTR; this is translated from the coding sequence ATGAGTGAGTCCCCGCAGGATTTCGAGGCCGATATCGCCAGGGAGCAACGTTTCGTTGATCAGGCATACGAAGTACTTGAACGCCTGCGTACGGAGTATCGACGCTCCCAGCGCGAAGTCGAGTCGCAGGGCGGCTACGGAACTCCCCAGGCACGGACGGAAAGAGACGCAAAGGCAGCCCACTTCGGGGATCAGGCATCGCGTCTAGAGCAGATTGAGGATCGACTGGTCTTTGGTCGCATCGACATGAATGACCGGTCCAGTCACTACATCGGGCGGGCGGGGCTTCCCGATTCTGATGGCGGACGACTGCTGGTCGATTGGCGTGCCCCGGCAGCTCGACCCTTCTATCAGGCAACAGCCGCGGAACCGGGAGACGTTGTTCGAAGGCGTCACATAGCCACCCACCTCCGCAAGGTTCGAGGGATCGAAGACGACGTTCTCGATGCCCAGGCCGCGGCGGGACAAGGATTGCAGTTCCAAGGCGAGGGCGCCCTAATGTCGGCTCTCGCTTCGGCCCGTGACGGGCGAATGAGTGACATTGTTGCGACCATTCAGGCAGAGCAAGATTCCATCATCCGAGCAGACGGAAACGGGATCATGGTTGTTCAGGGAGGACCGGGAACTGGAAAGACCGCTGTCGCCCTCCACCGTGCCGCCTACCTGCTCTACACCCATAGAGAGCGCCTGGAGCGCTCCGGGGTTCTGGTTGTAGGGCCTTCACGGGTTTTCCTCCGCTATATCGAACAGGTTCTACCTTCGCTGGGTGAGGCAGGCGTTGTTTCCGTGACCATGGGGTCACTGGTGCCGGGAATAAGCACAGACATCACAGACACCTCCGAAGTTGCCCATGCTAAGGGCAAGATTGAATGGACCCAGACCCTTCGAGCGGCCGTGCGTGACCTACAACGTATTCCCGCCGAAACCAAGCACTTCACCATCGATGGACGCGAAGCACATCTGAGCCCACAGATGGTCCGTGACGCGAGAACTAGGGCGCGCAGAACCGGTCGGCCCCACAATGTTGCCCGCGATGGTTTCGCGCTGGAGCTAGTCGATGCACTCTCTAAGCAGTTGGCCGGGAGCGATGCGGACCCCGAAACACTCGATTGGTGGAGGGAATCCGTCAGGGGCGAACGTGACATCAGACGAGAGATAAATCTCTGTTGGATGCCGACCAGTGCCATCGGCCTGCTCCGTCGTCTGTACTCACATCCAGAAACCCTTCGCCGGGTTGCAAGAGGTCTAACTCCGTCGGACATTGAACTGGTCTCTCGTTCGTCGGACTCCCCGATCACTATCTCTGACGTGCCCCTTTTGGACGAGCTTGAGGAACTACTCGGCACTTCAGAAGCCATCGCAAACTCAGAGTCGACTGCCCAGAGCAGGCGCGAGGAAGAAGAGTTAGAGCGGGTCAGGACTGCGATGGAGGGCCAGCATCTGGGCGGCGGAATCGTGAGCGCTGAAATGCTAGCTCAGCATGTACGAGGACCGAGAGAATGGGCTCCGCTGGCAGAACGTGCGCTAGCTGATCGCACCTGGAGCTATGGACACATTGTCGTTGACGAGGCACAAGACCTCACCCCCATGGCATGGCACACGCTATTGCGCCGCTGCCCCTCCCGATCATTCACAGTTGTTGGAGACCTTGACCAGGCGCGCGGACACCACCGGCCTTCTTCCTGGTATCAGGCACTGGGACCTGCCGCCCGAGGCCTGTCAGAAGAGTTCGTTCTCACTATCTCCTACCGCACGCCTGAGACCATCACACGGGTAGCACAGTCCGTGATGGAAGAACTCGGTCATCCGGTGCTGTTCCCACTGACCTCCGCGCGAGACGTACCCGATGCCCTGGCGGACACCCATATTGAGGTTCACTCCGCCTCCGAGCGTCCTTCCGATGATCTCCTCTGGGAGGCGGTACAGCGCGTGGTGGACGAGGAAATAGAAAAGCTGGACCTTGAGGTCGGACCCGGAAGCGGCCGAATTGGCGTCCTGGTCTCCGACGAACGCGGGCGGATGTGGGCAGCCGACTCTAAGGGCGACACCGCTCTCGACCAGCGCGTCAGTTTGCTTCGCGTTGTCGGGGCTAAGGGCCTGGAGTTTGATGTAACAGTCATTGTCGAGCCCGACGAGATTGCGGCGGGCGGCGCGGGAGACCTATTTGTGGCTATGACGCGTTCAACAAGACGTCTGCACTCCGTCAGAACTAGAGACCTGCCAGCGGCTTGGAAGCGGGCCCTCGACTCCACCAGGTGA